In a genomic window of uncultured Flavobacterium sp.:
- a CDS encoding hydroxymethylglutaryl-CoA reductase, degradative, with protein sequence MNNAVAGFSKLSKKEKINWIANTYFTEPQEALNIIRNYWNSDEKLQQLHDEFIENTITNLYIPLGVAPNFLINNKYKTIPMAIEESSVVAAASKAAKYWATRGGFKATVIDTEKIGQVHFTFNGDAQKLQSFFDQIKPKFFSETQSITKNMQQRGGGILDIKLKDKRSLLENYFQLHATFETKDSMGANFINSCLEQFATTLKDEFQNSDLFSNNETLEVIMSILSNYVPNCLVRAEVSCPIEDLTEKHIPNPQEFAERFVQAVQIAEVEPFRAVTHNKGIMNGVDAVILATGNDFRAVEAGVHAYASKNGQYSSLSHAKIENGIFTFWLEIPLAIGTVGGLTSLHPLVKLSLEILEKPSAKELMEIVAVAGLAQNFAALRSLTTTGIQEGHMKMHLNNIINQFEATDEERHLIKTHFKKNAVSHSAVVEFIENIRKQSK encoded by the coding sequence ATGAACAACGCAGTTGCCGGATTTTCGAAATTATCCAAAAAAGAAAAAATAAACTGGATCGCCAATACCTACTTCACAGAGCCCCAAGAAGCCTTAAATATTATAAGAAATTACTGGAATTCAGACGAAAAGCTGCAACAATTGCATGACGAATTCATCGAAAACACAATAACCAATCTATACATTCCGTTAGGAGTCGCTCCAAATTTTTTAATAAACAATAAATACAAAACAATCCCAATGGCAATTGAGGAAAGTTCCGTAGTTGCAGCCGCCTCAAAAGCAGCCAAATATTGGGCAACCCGCGGAGGTTTTAAAGCCACTGTAATTGATACCGAAAAAATTGGACAAGTACATTTTACTTTCAATGGAGATGCACAAAAACTACAATCCTTTTTTGATCAAATCAAACCAAAATTCTTTTCTGAAACACAAAGCATCACTAAAAACATGCAACAACGTGGCGGCGGAATTTTAGATATAAAACTAAAAGACAAAAGAAGTTTACTTGAAAACTACTTTCAGCTTCACGCTACTTTTGAGACCAAAGATAGCATGGGCGCAAATTTCATAAACTCTTGTTTAGAGCAATTTGCTACTACATTAAAAGACGAATTTCAAAATTCAGATTTATTTTCGAACAATGAAACGCTGGAAGTAATTATGAGTATTTTGTCTAATTATGTTCCAAATTGTCTTGTCAGAGCTGAAGTTTCTTGTCCAATTGAAGATTTAACCGAAAAACATATTCCGAATCCACAAGAATTTGCCGAACGTTTTGTTCAGGCAGTTCAAATTGCCGAAGTTGAGCCATTCAGAGCCGTTACGCACAATAAAGGAATTATGAACGGTGTCGATGCTGTAATTCTCGCAACCGGAAATGATTTTAGAGCTGTAGAAGCCGGAGTTCATGCATACGCTTCAAAAAACGGTCAATATTCAAGTTTATCACACGCTAAAATTGAAAACGGAATCTTCACTTTTTGGTTAGAAATTCCATTAGCAATCGGAACCGTTGGCGGCTTAACTTCTTTACATCCGTTAGTAAAATTAAGTTTAGAAATACTTGAAAAACCATCTGCAAAAGAATTAATGGAAATTGTCGCAGTTGCAGGTTTGGCACAAAATTTTGCAGCATTACGCTCATTAACCACAACCGGAATTCAGGAAGGACACATGAAAATGCACTTAAACAACATCATCAACCAATTTGAAGCCACAGATGAAGAACGTCATTTAATCAAAACTCATTTTAAGAAAAATGCCGTTTCACACAGTGCCGTTGTCGAATTTATTGAAAATATAAGAAAACAAAGTAAATAA
- a CDS encoding peptidylprolyl isomerase, producing the protein MAVLAKIRQRSALLIGVIALALFAFIIQDLFTRGSFGQSSKDVGSIDGKDISFEDFRVKVSNVEKSGQGITSTEAANRVWDQEVSIALLSAQFDKLGLRVGEKHLLEVLKADPNIGKNPMFLNAAGLFDVAKFKEYFKTNPEAAQYLSQKENDAELNAKYQIYSTLVKAGLYTTVSEGKLKYEMEANKVNFAYAAALYSSIKDSDVKISDDEIVAYMKKNEKKFKADETREIQYVLVEDKASKEDEAEIKAKITALLNGRVEYNTKTGKNDTLPGFRSATNIAEFVNSNSDVPYDSTYVPKNALPAIDADKLFSLPAGAIYGPYVYGKYYAISKSLGFKAGVNAKASHILIAYEGSQTPNAKEKRTKEEAKAKAEEILAQVQANPDSFMMLAFTSSDDSSAQQGGDLGYFGPNQMVKPFNDFVFNNGIGKIGLVETPFGFHIIKITDKQDGIRLATIAQKIEPSEATSDKVFTLATKFEMDAANKDFNTTAKELGLKVAAPVTAKALDEQFGPLGNQRNIIRWAYDKETSKGDVKRFEIANIGHVIAQYKSENKSGLVSVTLARPYVEPILKNKKKAEMLKAKMTGSSLEAIAKSAGVAVQQAADVTMDNPVLPGGVGQEPRVVGNAFALSANKISAPIEGNTGVYVVKNISTVKAPAAANHAEYVAKVKAQSASDASRILPALKANAKIEDNRLQFNY; encoded by the coding sequence ATGGCAGTTTTAGCAAAAATTAGACAGCGTTCCGCTTTATTGATAGGAGTTATTGCACTTGCATTATTTGCATTTATAATACAAGATCTTTTCACTAGAGGAAGTTTCGGTCAAAGTTCAAAAGATGTAGGAAGCATCGATGGAAAAGATATTTCATTTGAAGACTTTAGAGTTAAAGTTAGTAATGTTGAAAAAAGTGGTCAAGGAATTACTTCCACTGAAGCTGCAAACAGAGTTTGGGATCAAGAAGTTTCAATCGCATTATTATCTGCTCAGTTTGATAAATTGGGATTAAGAGTTGGTGAAAAACACTTACTTGAAGTTTTAAAAGCAGATCCGAATATTGGTAAAAACCCAATGTTCTTAAATGCAGCTGGATTATTTGATGTAGCTAAATTTAAAGAGTACTTCAAAACAAATCCTGAAGCAGCTCAATATCTTTCTCAAAAAGAGAATGATGCTGAATTGAACGCAAAATATCAAATCTACAGCACACTTGTAAAAGCTGGACTTTATACAACTGTTAGCGAAGGAAAGTTGAAATATGAAATGGAAGCTAACAAAGTAAACTTTGCTTATGCTGCTGCATTATATTCTTCTATTAAAGATAGCGATGTTAAAATTTCTGATGATGAGATCGTTGCTTATATGAAGAAAAACGAGAAAAAATTCAAAGCTGATGAAACTCGTGAAATTCAATACGTTTTAGTAGAAGACAAAGCTTCAAAAGAAGACGAAGCTGAAATTAAAGCTAAAATCACTGCATTATTAAACGGTAGAGTTGAGTACAATACAAAAACTGGTAAAAACGATACGTTACCTGGTTTTAGAAGTGCAACAAACATTGCTGAATTCGTAAACTCAAATTCTGACGTTCCTTACGATTCTACATACGTTCCTAAGAATGCTTTGCCAGCTATCGATGCTGATAAATTATTTAGTTTACCTGCAGGAGCAATTTATGGTCCTTATGTATACGGAAAATATTATGCTATCTCTAAATCTTTAGGATTTAAAGCTGGTGTTAACGCAAAAGCAAGTCATATCTTAATTGCTTATGAAGGATCTCAAACTCCAAATGCTAAAGAAAAAAGAACTAAAGAAGAAGCTAAAGCTAAAGCTGAAGAAATTTTAGCACAAGTTCAGGCTAATCCTGATAGTTTCATGATGTTGGCATTTACAAGTTCTGATGACTCATCTGCTCAACAAGGTGGAGATTTAGGATATTTTGGTCCAAATCAAATGGTGAAACCATTCAATGATTTTGTATTCAATAACGGAATTGGAAAAATTGGTTTAGTTGAAACTCCTTTCGGATTTCACATTATCAAAATTACAGATAAACAAGACGGAATTCGTTTAGCTACAATTGCTCAAAAAATTGAGCCATCTGAAGCTACTTCTGATAAAGTATTTACATTGGCAACTAAATTCGAAATGGACGCTGCTAATAAAGATTTCAATACTACGGCAAAAGAATTAGGTTTAAAAGTTGCTGCTCCGGTAACTGCAAAAGCTTTAGATGAGCAATTTGGTCCATTAGGAAACCAACGTAACATCATCAGATGGGCATATGACAAAGAAACAAGCAAAGGAGATGTAAAACGTTTTGAAATTGCTAATATTGGGCACGTAATTGCACAATACAAAAGCGAAAACAAATCAGGTTTAGTATCTGTTACTTTAGCTAGACCTTATGTTGAGCCAATCTTGAAAAACAAGAAAAAAGCTGAAATGTTAAAAGCTAAAATGACAGGATCTAGCCTTGAAGCTATTGCTAAAAGTGCTGGTGTAGCTGTTCAACAAGCTGCTGACGTAACTATGGATAACCCGGTATTACCTGGTGGAGTTGGACAAGAGCCAAGAGTTGTTGGTAATGCATTTGCTTTGTCTGCAAACAAAATCTCTGCTCCAATTGAAGGAAACACTGGAGTTTATGTTGTAAAAAACATCAGTACTGTTAAAGCTCCAGCTGCTGCTAATCATGCAGAATATGTAGCTAAAGTTAAAGCTCAAAGCGCATCTGATGCAAGCAGAATTTTGCCAGCATTGAAAGCTAACGCTAAAATTGAAGATAACAGATTACAATTTAACTACTAG
- a CDS encoding GYDIA family GHMP kinase — protein MKTTFYSNGKLLITGEYLVLDGAKAFALPTKFGQNLIVENGSNKEIEWQSYDFDENLWFQNTISFSEIIANIPVQIETVKSTLVNILHEAYLLNPDFINNAEGYKISTQLTFPKNWGLGTSSTLLNNIAQWTKIDAFTLLKNSFGGSGYDIACAQNNTPIIYRLDQQNLPTVETINFSPDFTKNIHFVYLNKKQNSKAAINAYYNNKNQNLAHNIIDNDKITEAVLKAENLKEFAFALEKHEIHLSNILELETIKEIAFPDFSGVVKSLGAWGGDFVMVVSKENPTEYFTSKGYETILTYDEMILQN, from the coding sequence ATGAAAACAACCTTTTACAGTAACGGAAAACTCCTAATTACAGGTGAATATTTAGTTTTAGATGGCGCCAAAGCTTTTGCGTTACCCACAAAATTTGGACAGAATTTAATTGTAGAAAATGGTTCAAATAAAGAAATTGAATGGCAAAGCTATGATTTTGATGAAAATCTTTGGTTTCAAAACACTATTTCATTCTCTGAAATTATAGCCAATATTCCAGTCCAAATCGAAACAGTTAAAAGTACTTTAGTAAACATTTTGCACGAAGCATATCTTTTAAATCCTGATTTTATCAATAATGCAGAAGGTTATAAAATAAGCACGCAACTTACATTTCCAAAAAACTGGGGATTAGGCACATCATCAACCTTATTGAACAACATTGCTCAATGGACTAAAATTGACGCTTTTACGCTTCTTAAAAACAGTTTCGGAGGCAGCGGTTACGATATTGCCTGCGCTCAAAATAATACGCCAATTATATATCGTCTGGATCAACAAAATTTACCAACCGTAGAAACAATTAATTTTAGTCCCGATTTTACTAAAAATATTCATTTCGTTTACCTCAATAAAAAACAAAATAGTAAAGCAGCAATAAACGCTTATTACAATAACAAGAATCAAAATCTGGCGCACAACATTATCGACAATGATAAAATAACGGAAGCTGTTCTAAAGGCAGAAAACTTAAAAGAATTTGCCTTTGCTTTAGAAAAACACGAAATTCATTTAAGCAATATATTAGAACTGGAAACGATCAAAGAAATTGCCTTTCCTGATTTTTCCGGAGTAGTAAAAAGTCTTGGTGCCTGGGGCGGAGATTTTGTTATGGTTGTTTCAAAAGAAAATCCAACTGAATATTTCACTTCAAAAGGATACGAGACAATCCTGACTTATGATGAAATGATTCTACAGAATTAA